DNA sequence from the Corynebacterium freneyi genome:
GCCGAAGGGCGTGGCGATGTCGTACCGCTGCATCGACGCCCTGGTCGCCCGGCACCGCGAACGCCCCCGCAGGCTGCCGCGCCCGCGGGTCGCGCAGTTCGCGTCGACGGGGTTCGACGTGTCCTACCAGGAGATCATGTGCACCCTCGCGGAAGGCGGCGAAATCCGGGTTGTCCCGGAACCCGTGCGCCGGGATGCCGCGGCGCTGTGCGCGTGGATCATCGCCAACCGGGTGGACACGCTCTACAGCCCGGCGGTGATGCTGCGGGAACTCGCCGCCGCCGCGACCGCGGAGGGGAGTTCCCCGTTCACCCTCCGGAGGCTCATCCACGCGGGCGAGCCGCTGCTCGCCAACGACGATCTGACCGCGATGCTCCGCGCGCTCCCGGGAATCGTGGTGCACAACCAGTACGGGCCCACCGAAACGCACGTGGTCACGGAGAACGTGCTGGACGCCGCCCGGATCGAACCCGGGCCGGTCGGGCTCGGCCGCGCCCTCGGCGAGGGCTGGGTGACCGTGCTCGACGAGCGGCTGCGCCCGGTCGCGCCGGGTGAGATGGGGGAGCTGCACGTCCGGTCGCCCCACCACGCACTCGGGTATTGGGGCGACGCCGTCCGCACGGCGCTGGCGTTCATCCCCGATCCGGCGGTCCCCGGCGGACGCCTGTACCGCACGGGCGACCTGGTGCGGGCGGACGCGGACGGGGCGATCACGTTCGTCGGCCGGGCCGACGACCAGGTGAAGATCCGGGGCCACCGCGTCGAACCGGGCGAGGTCAGCGCCGCCATCGACGGTATCCCGGGCGTGCGCCAGGTGGTGACGGTCGCGTGCGGCGGGGCCCCGGGCGAGGACGCGTGGCTGCGCGCCCGGGTGGAGGCGGCGCCGACGGTGACGGAGGAATCGATCCGCGCCCACCTCGTCGACCGGCTGCCCGGGTACGCCGTACCGCGCGAGATCGTCGTCGCCGGCTCCCTGCCGCGCACGGACAGCGGAAAACTCAGCCGCACCGCGGACGTCGGGCACCGGATCCCCGGCCGGCGGCCCGGCGCGGGTGCGCCGGGCGCGGTCGACGAGTCGCCGGTGCGCGCCGCCTGGGCCGAGGCTCTGGACTGCGATCCGCGGGATCCCCGGGATTTCGTGTCGTTGGGCGGGGATTCCCTGACCGCGATGCGGCTGGCGCGTCGCCTCCGGCTCATCACGGGCTGGGAGGTGGGCGTCGCCGACGTGTTGGGCGGCACCGCCGACGAGTTGGCGCGACTGCTGGACGGCGAGCGCGGCGGAGCCAGCGGGTGCGGCGGGTGCGGAGACACCGCCGAATCGTTCCCGATTCTCCCTGCCCAGGGGGATCCCCACGCCCCGTTCGCGCTGCTGGATCAGCAGCAGGCCTACCTCATCGGCCGGGACGGAGATCTCGGTGGCGGCGAAGTGTCGTGCCACCTGTACCTGGAGTACACCGGCCGACGGTCCGACGTGGACGTCCCGCGCCTGATCCGGGCGCTGCATCAGGTGCTGGCGCGGCACCCGATGTGCGCCGCGGCCATCGACCCCGGGACGGGCATGCAGAGGCTGACGCCCGGGGCGCCGCACCTCGAGGTGCCGATCGTCGACGCCGGCGACGCGGCGGCCGAGGCCGCGCGGATCCGCCGGCGGATGGCCGTGTCGGTCCGCGATCCGCTCCGGCCCCCGCTGCTGGAGGTCGTCGTGGTCCGGGACGATTCCGAGGTGCGGACGTGCGTGGACGTCGACGCGCTCATCGCCGACGCCCGCAGCATCCACCTCCTCCTCGGGGAATGGGACGAGGCCTACGCGACCGGCCGCATCGCGGGGCCACCGCCGCGGACCACGTTCCGCGACTACGTGGAGTCCCATCGGCGGTGGCTCGACGGGGCGGGGGAGGAGGCCCGCGCCGCCGACCGCGCCTACTGGTCGACGGCCGTGGCCGATCTTCCCCCGCCACCCCAGTTGCCCCGGGAATCGGGCGCCGGCGACGCGGGGATGTTCCGGCACCGGCGGCACGACCTCCCCGCCGACATGTGGGCACGGGTGGCGCGGCATGCGCGGGAGCGGGGGCTGACGCCGTCGACGGTGCTGCTGGCCGCCTACTCCTGCGCGTTGGCGAACTGGTCCGCCCACCGCCGGTTCACGCTGAACGTCCCCCGTTTCGGGCGGGCCGGCGAGGCCCCCGATCTCGACGCGATCGTCGGCGAATTCGCCTCGTTCACGCTGCTCGACGCGGACCTCCGGGACGACGCCTCCTTCCACGCCATCGCGCGGCGCCTCCAGCGGAGGCTGCACCGCGATCTGTCGCACACCTCCGTCTCGGGCATGGAGGTCGTCCGCGAGTTGTTCCGCCAGCGGGGCACGTCGGATGAACCCGTCGCCCCGGTGGTGTTCACCAGCGAGCTCGGCATCGGCGGCGATCTGTCGTCGCTCGCCGGCGGCGCCATGTCCCAGGAATGGGCGATCAGCCAGACCCCGCAGGTCGCTCTCGATCTCCAGGTCGCCGACCACGGGGAGTCGGTCGCCCTCCGCTTCGACGTCCTCGACGCGGCCATCCCGGACGACGTCGTCGACGGAATCTGGGGGAACCTGCTGGATCAGGTCCATCGGCTTGCCGACGCCGCGGCGTGGCTGTCCCCGCCCGCCCCCGCGGCGCGGGCCCGTGCGCTCCGCGACCGCGGGGACGCGGGCCCGCCGGAGCGGTGCGCCGAACCCCTCACCGCCTGGATCGACCGGCGTGCCGACGGGGACGACCCGTGGTGCATCGCCGGCGACGGCGCCGTCACCTACCGGCAACTGGCGGGCCGGGTGTCCGCGGGGATCCGGGGGCTGGCCGGGAGGGGCGTCGCGGACGGGGCCCCTGTCGCCGTCGCGGTGGCCGATCGGTGCGAGGCGGTGATCGCCTCGCTGACGGTGAGCCACGGCGGTTGGTGCGTCGTCCCGCTGGATCCGTCGTCGCCGCCGGCGCGAATCCGGGAACTCGTCGACCTGGCCGGGGCGACGCTGCTCATCACCGACCGGGGCGATTGCGCCGACGCCGCACCGGTCGTCGTCACGCCGCGGGAAATCGCCCGCGCCGGCGGCGCCCCCGCCGCGGCGACCCCGGCGACGCGGTCGGCGGGCGAATGCGCCGCGATCCTCTTCACCGGCGGATCGACGGGGCGCCCCAAAGGCGTCCGGGTGCCGCGGGAAGGCCTCGAGGCCTGCGTGGCCGCCACCGTCGCGATGTGCGGCCTCCGCGCCGGCGACCGTTCGCTGCTGCTCGCGCAGCCCCACCACGACATGTCCATCCTGGACGTGTACGTGATGGGCGCAGTCGGCGGCGCCGTCATCGCCCCGGCCGATCCGGACGGGGCCGAATGGGCGACCCTGGCCGAGCGGCACGGCGCGACCGTCGTCTGCGCGGTGCCGGCGGCCGTCGACCTGCTGACCGAAGGGGCGCGGGCCACCGGGGCCGCGCTCGCCGACTTGAGGATCGTGCTCACCGGCGGCGATTGGGTGGCGCCGGAGCTCGTCCGCCGGGTCCGCGACCACGCGCCCGACGCCCGAATCTGGAGCATCGGCGGGCCGACGGAGACCACCGGGTGGAACATCGCCCACCGCATCACCGGGGACATCACCCCGCCCGGATGGACGAGCGTGCCCTACGGTCGCCCCCTGCCCGGGGCGCACTACCGCATCGTCGACGAACGGGGGCACGACCGCCCCGCCGGAGTCGAGGGCGAACTCACCGTCACCGGCCCCGGCGTGATGCTCGGGTACCTCGGGCAACCCGGGGGTTCCGGGTTTTCCGCGGACTCCGCGAACTCCGCGAACTCCGTGGACTCCATGGAACGCGCGTGGGAGTGGGCGTCGCGCACCTACGCCACTGGCGACCGTGGGGCCTGGCGACCGCCGGGGCTCGTCGAATTCCGCGGACGCGCAGACCGGCAAGTGGAAATCCGCGGCCACCGCGTCGAACCCGCCGAAACCGAGGCCCGCATGCGCGAAATCCCCGGGGTGTCCGCCGCCGCGGTCGTGCCGCTTCCCGGCGGGTCCGGCGTCCGCGGACTGGGCGCCGCCTACGCGGGGTCCGCCCGCGAACACGACGTGCTGGATGCGCTGCGGGAGGTATTGCCGCCGTATTCGGTGCCCGGGCACCTGCTCCGGGTGGACGCCGTGCCCGTGACCCCCAGCGGGAAGACCGATCGCCGCATGGTGCACCGCCTGCTCGTCGAACGCGCCGTCGCGGCGCACGCCACGGCATCATCCGCCCCCGCGGGCCCCGGATCGGCGCATGCGGGCCCCGGCGCCGACCCCCTCGCGCTGCTCATCGCCGACATCTGGGCGGAATCATCCCGGGTGGACGCCATGGATCCCCAGGTCCCCTTCCTGCGGGCCGGCGGTGATTCGTTGGGCGCGCTGCGCGCGGTCACCGCCATGCGGGAGATCTTCGACCCCGGAATCCCGGTGACGATCCGGACCCTGCTGCACGGAGCCACCGCCGCGGACTGCGCGGCGGCGCTGCGCGCGACCCCCGATGGCCCCGAGTTCGAGTCGCTGGCCTCCGACTACATGGGGGCCGGCGCGGACGCCACCGGCCCCGACCCGAACCCGGGCACCGCCCCGAACACCGGGATGGACCCCGACACGGAAACCGACACGGACACCACGAAGGAAGCACAATTCGCATGACCCACGGAAAAACCACCGACCGCATGAGCAACCGGGCAATCGCCGACCCCGCCGACCCCGCCCGCACCGGGACGACCGCCGACGAACGTCCCGCCCCCTGGTGGCTGCTGGGGCTCAGCCTCGCGTTGCTCACGTTCTTCACCGACGACTACATCATCGCCGGCATCCTGCCCGAGGTCGCCGACGGGCTGTCCGTCCCGGAAGCCGCCGCCGGCCAGCTCGTCACCGCCTTTTCGTTGACCATGGCCGTCGGCACGCCCATCGCCGCCGTCCTGCTGGCCCGGATGTCCCGCCGGATCCTGTTCCCGGCGGCATTGGCGGTGTTCGTCCTGGCGAACCTCGGCATGACTGTGACCACGGCGTTCGCGGTGGCGATGGTGCTCCGCGTCATTTCCGCGGCCGCCGCCGCGGCCGTCCTCCCGGCCATTTTCGCCGCCGCCGCGGACCTGTCCCCGGACTCGGCGCGGGGCCGCTACCTGGCGGTGCTGTCGATGGCGGTGTCGGGCGCCGTGGCCTTCGGCGTGCCGCTCGGCGTGTGGATCGCGTCGGCCCTGAGCTGGCAGGCGACGTTCGCGGCGATGGCCGGGCTCGGGGCGGTGAGCGCCGCCGTCGTCGCCGTCACCTTCCCCGGGGCGCCCGTCCAGCCGCCGACCCCGATCCGGAAGCAGCTGGCGGTCCTCGCGCAATGGCGCATCTCGCTCGCACTCGTCGGCGGTGCCCTGTCCATCATGGGCGCGCTGACCCTCGTGACCTACGTCGCCCCGTTCCTGTCGGAAACGCTCGGCCGCGACGACATGCGGCCCCTGGCGTTCCTGGTGTTCGGCGTGGCCGCCACGCTGGGCACCGTCGCCGGCGGGTGGTCCACGGACGCGAAAGGCCCCGATCGGACCATCGTCACGGGGCTGAGCATCTACATCGCCGTGATGGCGGCGTTCTTCGTCGCATGGTGGGCCCGGCCGGTGGGGCTCGGGTGGTTCCTTCCGCTCGTCGTCGCCTGGGGAGTGTTCACCTACTGGTCGTCGTCCGCGATCCAGGTGCGCCTCCACCAGCTCGCCGGCCCCTACACCACGCAGGCGCTGGCGATGAACAGCTCGCTGGGGGCGGTCGGCGTGGCCGCCGGCGCGGGCCTCGGCGGCGTCCTCGTGGCCGCCGCGCCGCTCGGCGCCCTGCCCATCGCCGGCGCCGCGCTGTCCCTCGCCGGTCTCTTCGTGCTCCTGCGGGCGTTCGCCGGCGTCCCCGAACCGGTCGCCGGCGAAACGGACGCGGACGAAACAAGCGCGGACGAGACCAGCGGCGACGAGTCCAGCGGCGACGAGACGAGCGCGGACGGTGAGCCACCGAACCGGCGAGCACGCGACCCACACGTGCCCGACCGGCAAGCGACGAACGAGTAAGTGACCGACGAGAAAGAAGTGACGGAATGAATCCTTTCGATGATCCCGAGGGCCGCTTCATCGTGGTCGTCAACGACCGGGGCGAATACTCGCTCTGGCCGACGTTCGCCGAGGTTCCCGACGGGTGGCGGGCGCGCAGCGGTGAGCTGAGCCGAGCTGAGGCGCTGACTTTCGTCGAGCGCGCGTGGACCGACCCGCCGGGCTCCGGCCGGCGCCCCGAAGGCGGGGACGATGACTGACGCCCCCGAAATCCTCCGGCTGAGCCCGCTCCAAGTGGGGCTCGTCGCCTGGCACGACATCTTCGGCGGGGAAGAGGGGTACACCGTCGCCGCCGCGATGGACGTCGCCGGGCCGCTCGATCGCGGCGCCCTGAAGGAGGCGTGCGCGACGGTCGTCGGCAGGCACCCCCAGCTCTGCGCCCGGTTCCGGCGCCCGGAGGGGGCGGGCGCGGTCATGGCCGTCCCGCCGAAGCCCACCCTGACGTGGGCGGAACGGGAGGCCACTCCGGAGGACCTCGCGGCGGTCACCGACGAGTGCTGCCGCGGCGACTGGGATCTGGCGGGCGGGCGGACCCACCGGTTCGCCCTCATCACGGTCGGCCCCGACCGGCACCGCCTCGTCCTCGGGTTCCACCATGCAGTCATCGACGCCTGGTCGTTGGGCATCGTCGCGGAGGAGATCGCCACCGCCTACGGCTTCGGCGCCCCGGCATTGCCGCCGGCCCCCGCCCTGCGGGATTACGCGGCCTGGTTGGCCACCCAATCCGGGGAAGAAGACGCGGCATGGTGGCGCGATTATTTGGCGGGCCTCCCCGGCCCCACGGCGGTCGCCCGGGGCTCGGCCGAGGTTGTGGCGGAAACCGACGCCGACGCCGCCGACGCCGCCTCCCCGGCGCCGCGGACGACCGTGCGCGACCTGACCGACGCCGAAGGCTCCGACCTGGAGGCTGCGGCCCGGCGGCTGGGCATCACCCCGGCCGCGCTCGCCATCACCGCCTGGGGCCTCGTCGTCTCCCGGATGATCGGGGAGTCCGATTTTGTCCTCGGGGTCTCCATCGCGGGGCGGCCCGCGTCGGTCGCGGGGATCGACCGGCTCGTCGGTGCGCTCACGACGACGGTGCCCCTGCGGATCCGGCTGATCCCGGGGGAAGCCATCGGCGACGCGTGCCGCCGGGTGCACGCCGACCTCGCCGCCGTCGCGGAGCACGGCGCCCTGCCCCCGCACCTCATCGAGGAGGCGGCCGGGATCGCGGACCTGTTCGATGTGGCGGTCATCATGCACAACGTCCCCCGGCTCGACGGGCAGGCCGTGGAGCTTCCCGACGGCACCTCGTGGTCCGCGGTGGATCGCGACACCTACTCGCATTACCCGCTGGTATGCGCACCCGGCTCCGTCGGCGGCCGGTGGTACGTCGCCCTCGACGACGATCGCGGGCGACTGCCCGGGGCGTTCGACCCCGACGACGTGATCGAGCAGGTCCGGGAGGCGATCGCGTCGATCTGCGCCGACCCCGCGGGCGACTACCGCGGCCGGGGAGCCGTCCGCGAGGTCGTCGTCGCGGGCGGCGCGCAGGACGCGCACGACGCCGGCGACCCGGAACCCGGGAGGGCCGGGGGAATCGACGCGGCCGTGTGGGCCCGGGCGGCGGAAACCCCCGATGCCCTGGCGTTGTGGGCCGATGGCCGCTGGTGGACGTACTCGGAACTGGTGCGGTGGGCGCAGGGGATGGCCACCCTCCTGCGGGAGAAGGGCATCGGGCCGGGGGACCGGGTGGCGATCCGCCTGCCCCGCCGCGCCGAATACATCGGGAGCCTGTTGGCCGTGCTGCGGGCGGGCGCCGTCGCGGTCCCCGTCGACCCGGCGGCGCCGAGCGAGCGGAGCCGACTCATCCTCCAGCGCGGCGGGGTGCGGGCCGTGATCGGGGATGGCGCCGAGGGCCGGGACGACGGAGCCCGCGATGGAGCCGAAGCCGGGGTACGGCGGATTGTCCCCGTGGCCGTATCCGACGTCGAACCGGACGAGACGGTGGGCGAGCCGAGGAACCGGGCCGCCCACGACGACCCGGCCTACGTGGTGTTCACGTCCGGTTCGACCGGGGTGCCGAAGGGGGTCGTCGCCACGCACGGCGGCATCCTCGCACTGCACCGGAACCATGCCCTGCGGATCTACGGGTCCGTGGAGCCCCGGCACGGCCGGCTCCGCGTGGCGCACGTCTGGTCTTTCGCCTTCGACGCCGCATGGCAACCGCAGCTGGCGCTTCTCTCCGGGCACGAGCTCGTGCTTCTCGACGAGGAGACGCGCCGCGACCCGGACCGCGTGGTCTCCATCCTGAGGGACCTGGAGGTCGACATGATCGACACGTCGCCCTCCATGCTGAAGCCGCTGCGCCGGGCCGGGCTCCTCGAACGCGGGGGCCTGCAGATCCTCGCGCTCGGCAGCGAGGACATTTCCCCCGACGTGTGGGACGACCTGGCCGCGTGCGAATCCGTCGCCGTGCACAACTTCTACGGCCCGACTGAAACGACGGTCGAGGTGACCTCGGCGCGCGTGACCCCGGGCAGCCGGCCGATGATCGGCGAACCCGCGATCGGCACGCGCGCCTACGTCCTCGGCGCGGATTTCTCCTCCGTCCCCGCCGGCTGGCCGGGGGAGCTCTACGTCGGCGGGCCGCAGGTCGCCCACGGGTACATGGGCGACGCGCCCTTGACCGCCGCGCATTTCGTCGCCGAACCGGGGCACCCGGGGCGGCGGATGTACCGCACGGGCGACATCGTCAGGCTGACCGACGGCGAGGGCGGCCTCACCTACCTGGGGCGCGCCGACCGGCAGGTCAAGGTCCGCGGTCACCGCATCGAACTCGGGGAAATCGAGGCCGGGCTGCGCAGGTGCGGCGGCGTCGAGGATGCCGCGGTGACCACGGTGGACGACGCACTCGGCACGCGCGTCGTCGCGGTCGTGGTCGGCGACGCCGAGCCCGGGGAAATCCGCGACCGGGCGCGGAAAATACTGCCCCGGTACCTGGTGCCGGACAGGATCCTCGTCGTCGACGCCATCCCCCTCGACGCCAACGGGAAGACGCGGATCCGCGAGTTGGCCGCGGAACCCGGCGACGACGATCCCGGTCGGCGGGAACCCGTGACCGTGGCACAGCGCATCGTCGCCGACGCGATCCGCTCGCTGTGCGGCATCGAATCGGTGGGGCTGGACGACGAACTGCGTGCGATGGGAATCGACAGCATCTCGGTCGCCTCCCTCATCGCGGAGCTCCGCCGCCGCGGCGCGGCCATCACCATCCGCGAAGCATGGGAAGCTTCGACGGTCGAGGACCTCGCCCGACGTTTGTCCGGGCGATTCACCTCGGAGAACGGTGACCGCGGGGAACCCGGCGACGTGTCGACGGCCGTCGCCGGCCCCCTCCCCGCGACCGCCGTCGACGGCCCGATGCTGCGGTGGATCCGCCGACGCGGCGAGTGGAAGAGTTACGCGCTCCTGCTCCCGCTGCGCATTACGGATTCGGTGACGCCGGAGCGGGTGCGCGGCGCCCTGGTCGCGGTGGCGCGGGCCCATCCCGCGCTGGCGTCGCGCTGGATCCCCCGCGACGACGGGACATGGGAGGTGATCCCCTGCTCCCCGCGCGTCGCCGTGTCAGTTCATCCGGAGCTCGCCGGGGAGAACATCGGCGATGCGGCGCGGAAGGCTCTCGCGGACCTCGACCCGGGAGAGGGCGTGCTCCTGTCCGCCGCGGTGCCGGCTGAGCCCGATGCCGCGACCGTCGTCGTCTGCATCCATCATCTCGCCTGCGATTCCTTTTCCTTGCGGGTGATCCTCGAGGATCTGCGGACCGTGTGGGATCAGCCCGGCGAAACCCCGCCCGAGGAGCCGGCGACCCCGTTCGAATGGGAGGAGTGGCGCCGGTTCCCCGTGCCCGGGGCCGACGAGTACTGGGAATCGGTCCTGGGGCGTCTGACCACGCTGCCCCGCGACGCGGCACCGGCGACCTACGGCGAAACGAGGACGAAGGGAACGATAGTCCCCATCACCGCAGATCAGGCCCGGGTATGCGGCGAAAACGTCGTCCTCGCCGCCTACGCCTGCGCGTGGGCCGAGACGATGGGGGACACGGAGCCGGCGCCCGTGTCGGTGATCCTCGAGGAGCACGGCCGGCGCGCGACGCGATCGCCGATTGACGAAAGGCCCCCGGTCGACGAAAGACCCCCGATGGACGGACGTTCGTCCCCCGGGCCGCGGTCTCGCGGCCAGGTGCCGGACGTCGGCCGCACGGTCGGTTGGTTGAGCACCCTCTTCCCGCACGTCATCGGCGGGCAGGAGCCGCCGACGCCGGCCGAGCTGCAATCGCCGGGCACGGTGGCCAACTGGTTGGGCGCCGTGGCGCGCGCCAGGGACGCCGTCGGCGACTACGGGCCCGCGGCCTGGACGAAAGGCGCGCTCGCGGACGACGGCGGCTGGGCCCCGGCGGACTCGCTCGTCGTGTTCCTCGGCCACACTTCCAGCGCCCTGGGCGGCGGAGGGACCGTATCGGCGTCGACCGCCCCCGCCACCGCGGCGGCGCTGCCGACGGAGACCGCGCCGGGCATGGTCTGCCCGCACGCCGTCGAGCTCAGCGTGGGCGTCGACGTCCGCGCCGATGGCGCGGCGTTGTCGACCGTGTGGCGATGGCAGCCCACGATCGCCGATGACGTGGCGGAAGAACTGCGAAATGCGTTCCATCGCGCGGTCGCGCTGCTGTCCGGGGATTCGGGGGGCGGAGCCTGATGCACGTCGGCATGCACGTCGACGTCCCCGGCGGAGCCCTGCACGTCGCCGTCGACGGGGAGGGCCCGCCCGTCGTCATGCTGATGGGCGCCGGGGCGCCCGGGCGGGTGTGGCAGGCCCATCACGCCCCGGCCCTCCGGGCGCTCGGGTACTCGACGTGGGTCGTGGACTGGCGCGGCACGGGGCGAAGCTCGCCGTGGGCCGCCGGATATTCCTGGGCCGACTGCGTGGACGACGTCGACGCGGTGCTCGGGGAAATCGGGCCCGGGCCGGCCGCGATCGTGGGTACGTCGATGGGCGCCCGCGTCGCCGTCCACCTCGCCGAGCGCAGGCCCGACGACGTGGCGGCGCTGGTGCTGCTGGCGTTGGGCGATGAGCCCGGCCCTGCCGGGGAACTGTACGCTCGGGCCGTCGCCCGGTACTCCGGGGAAGCCGGGCATGCGGGGCAGGCAGGGCATGCCGGACGCGACCGCGACGTGTGGGCCGCGATCCAGGCTCTCGCGCTGTCGCCGGCGACGCTGCGGGATCCGGTCCGGGGCCGCGATTTCGTCGACATGCTGACGATTTCGGAACCCCCGCGCGGTGCCTCCGCCCATTTCGGTTCGGCCATCGGCGCGGAACCCGTGGCGCGGGCCGCGGCACGGGTTCGGTGCCCCGCGCATGTGGTGGCCTTCGCCGACGACATCATCGCCCCGGTGGGCGCGGTGTCGCGGCTGGCCGCGGCATTTCCGCGGGGGACGCTCCGCACAGTGCCCGACGCCGGCCATCTCGGCTATCTCGAACAAGAGGAGGCCACGGCGGCGGTTATCGCGGACGCCCTCGCCGGGACGTTCCCGGTGCGGGGCCCGGCCCATCGGGAAGCGGCTGCCCGGGGATGACCCCGGGGCCGGGGCGGGCGCCGGGAACTCAGGATTCGATTTCCGACATGAAGGTGTCCCACACCTGGGGCAGGCCTTCGACGGTCGTCGGGTCCTCGCCGGCGGCGATGGCCGCGAGGTCGACCGCGGTGCCGAAGAACGAGAACGGCGTCGCGACGAACCAGAGTTCGCCGAGCGTCCGGATCCTCGTGCCCGTGAGGGATGACGCGGTGGGCAACTCGAACAGGGCGTCGGCGGTGTAGTACGTGCCCTCCGGGGCAACGATGAGGTCGGCGTCCTGCTCCGGGATCAGTTCGGGGGACAGGTCGACCCAGGCGGTGCCGGCGTCGCGCTTTTGGAACTCCGGGCGGTCGAAACCGGCGTCGGCGATGAGCGTCGAGCTCGGTGCGCCCGGCGGCATGGTGAAGTTCATGGTGCCGAAGGTGTTGCCGAGCAGCGACAGGGTGCGGCCGTCGGACTTCTTCCCGGCCTCGTCGAGGCGCTTCTGGATGGCCGCGATTTGCCTGGCGACGCGCTCCTCGTCGGCGCCGAGCAACTCCCCGTTCCTCTCCGTCAGTTCCCTCCAGTCGCCCGTGATGGGGAGCACGACGGTCGGGGCGATCTCCGACAGCTTGTCGAACTGCAGGCCGGTGGGGCCCTCGGGGCCGGTGCCCAGGAGCATGTCGGGTTCCAGCGCGTCGACTTCCTCCAGCGGCGGCAGTTCGACGGTCCCGACCTCGCGGAGCTCGACCCCGGCGCCCCTGAGGATCGCGTCGGCTCCTACGTCGGATGCCGAGGTGTAGACGATGGCGGGCCGCAGGCCCGCGGCGAGTGCGGCGATGCCGGCGTTTTCGTCGAAAGCGACGAGCATGGCCGGCTCGGTCGGGACGGTCGCCTCGCCCACTTCGTGGGTCACCGTGCGGGTGGTGCTCGAATCGGTTGCGCCTGTGGTTTCCGTCTCCGCGGAGCAACCTGCGAAAAAGAGGGCGGTGGCGGCGCCGCATGCCATGGCGAGGCGGGCGACTTTTCGGTTCATGAAGTTTTCCTTGATGTCGGTTGAACGGTGGCGGGCTGAAAGAACGGAACTCGGCCGGTGAGGTAAGCGTCACCTTAATTAAATGTGAAAGGCATTGCTAAGGTGGGGGTGGCGGGCCCGCCGCGCCACCCCCGCGTCACCGCCGCGCCACCGCCGGGTCTCCGGGTGCGGCCCCGCCCGGCGGCTCTGAGGTCGCCCTTACCGGAGATCCCACCATGAGGGGGCCGCGGCCCGCCCGTACTGCTAGACTCACAGAGTCCAATAACGTCCACTATCAGCACACCCGCGCGCGCGGACGCCCCGGTACCACCCGGGGCGGCTCCGCCCCGGCGCCCCGACCACCGCAAACGCCCACCGGCGCGCGGCGGGGGTCGTCGTAAAGCGGGTTCAGGAGGATGCACGTGCCTTCCGGTTTCCTGGCGGCCCTGCGTGACCCCGACCTGCGGAAGAAGATCCTGTTCACACTGGGCATGATCATTCTGTACCGCATCGGCGCGCAGATCCCCACCCCGGGCGTCGACTACCAGACGGTGGCGGCACGCCTTGAGCAGATCACGCAGGACCAGTCCAGCGTGTACTCGCTCATCAACTTGTTCTCGGGCGGCGCCCTGCTGCAGATGGCCATCTTCGGCATCGGCATCATGCCGTACATCACCGCGTCCATCATCGTGCAGCTGTTGACGGTGGTGATCCCGCACTTCGAGCAGCTGAAGAAGGAAGGCCAATCCGGCCAGGCCAAGATGACGCAGTACACGCGCTATCTGACGGTCGCCCTGGCGCTGCTGCAGTCGTCCGGCATTGTGGCCATGGCCGACCGCGGCGCTCTGCTCGGCGGCAACCAGTCGCTGCTGGTCGAGGGGGC
Encoded proteins:
- a CDS encoding MbtH family protein; protein product: MNPFDDPEGRFIVVVNDRGEYSLWPTFAEVPDGWRARSGELSRAEALTFVERAWTDPPGSGRRPEGGDDD
- a CDS encoding non-ribosomal peptide synthetase; this translates as MTDAPEILRLSPLQVGLVAWHDIFGGEEGYTVAAAMDVAGPLDRGALKEACATVVGRHPQLCARFRRPEGAGAVMAVPPKPTLTWAEREATPEDLAAVTDECCRGDWDLAGGRTHRFALITVGPDRHRLVLGFHHAVIDAWSLGIVAEEIATAYGFGAPALPPAPALRDYAAWLATQSGEEDAAWWRDYLAGLPGPTAVARGSAEVVAETDADAADAASPAPRTTVRDLTDAEGSDLEAAARRLGITPAALAITAWGLVVSRMIGESDFVLGVSIAGRPASVAGIDRLVGALTTTVPLRIRLIPGEAIGDACRRVHADLAAVAEHGALPPHLIEEAAGIADLFDVAVIMHNVPRLDGQAVELPDGTSWSAVDRDTYSHYPLVCAPGSVGGRWYVALDDDRGRLPGAFDPDDVIEQVREAIASICADPAGDYRGRGAVREVVVAGGAQDAHDAGDPEPGRAGGIDAAVWARAAETPDALALWADGRWWTYSELVRWAQGMATLLREKGIGPGDRVAIRLPRRAEYIGSLLAVLRAGAVAVPVDPAAPSERSRLILQRGGVRAVIGDGAEGRDDGARDGAEAGVRRIVPVAVSDVEPDETVGEPRNRAAHDDPAYVVFTSGSTGVPKGVVATHGGILALHRNHALRIYGSVEPRHGRLRVAHVWSFAFDAAWQPQLALLSGHELVLLDEETRRDPDRVVSILRDLEVDMIDTSPSMLKPLRRAGLLERGGLQILALGSEDISPDVWDDLAACESVAVHNFYGPTETTVEVTSARVTPGSRPMIGEPAIGTRAYVLGADFSSVPAGWPGELYVGGPQVAHGYMGDAPLTAAHFVAEPGHPGRRMYRTGDIVRLTDGEGGLTYLGRADRQVKVRGHRIELGEIEAGLRRCGGVEDAAVTTVDDALGTRVVAVVVGDAEPGEIRDRARKILPRYLVPDRILVVDAIPLDANGKTRIRELAAEPGDDDPGRREPVTVAQRIVADAIRSLCGIESVGLDDELRAMGIDSISVASLIAELRRRGAAITIREAWEASTVEDLARRLSGRFTSENGDRGEPGDVSTAVAGPLPATAVDGPMLRWIRRRGEWKSYALLLPLRITDSVTPERVRGALVAVARAHPALASRWIPRDDGTWEVIPCSPRVAVSVHPELAGENIGDAARKALADLDPGEGVLLSAAVPAEPDAATVVVCIHHLACDSFSLRVILEDLRTVWDQPGETPPEEPATPFEWEEWRRFPVPGADEYWESVLGRLTTLPRDAAPATYGETRTKGTIVPITADQARVCGENVVLAAYACAWAETMGDTEPAPVSVILEEHGRRATRSPIDERPPVDERPPMDGRSSPGPRSRGQVPDVGRTVGWLSTLFPHVIGGQEPPTPAELQSPGTVANWLGAVARARDAVGDYGPAAWTKGALADDGGWAPADSLVVFLGHTSSALGGGGTVSASTAPATAAALPTETAPGMVCPHAVELSVGVDVRADGAALSTVWRWQPTIADDVAEELRNAFHRAVALLSGDSGGGA
- a CDS encoding alpha/beta fold hydrolase, which produces MHVGMHVDVPGGALHVAVDGEGPPVVMLMGAGAPGRVWQAHHAPALRALGYSTWVVDWRGTGRSSPWAAGYSWADCVDDVDAVLGEIGPGPAAIVGTSMGARVAVHLAERRPDDVAALVLLALGDEPGPAGELYARAVARYSGEAGHAGQAGHAGRDRDVWAAIQALALSPATLRDPVRGRDFVDMLTISEPPRGASAHFGSAIGAEPVARAAARVRCPAHVVAFADDIIAPVGAVSRLAAAFPRGTLRTVPDAGHLGYLEQEEATAAVIADALAGTFPVRGPAHREAAARG
- a CDS encoding ABC transporter substrate-binding protein yields the protein MNRKVARLAMACGAATALFFAGCSAETETTGATDSSTTRTVTHEVGEATVPTEPAMLVAFDENAGIAALAAGLRPAIVYTSASDVGADAILRGAGVELREVGTVELPPLEEVDALEPDMLLGTGPEGPTGLQFDKLSEIAPTVVLPITGDWRELTERNGELLGADEERVARQIAAIQKRLDEAGKKSDGRTLSLLGNTFGTMNFTMPPGAPSSTLIADAGFDRPEFQKRDAGTAWVDLSPELIPEQDADLIVAPEGTYYTADALFELPTASSLTGTRIRTLGELWFVATPFSFFGTAVDLAAIAAGEDPTTVEGLPQVWDTFMSEIES